In a single window of the Luteolibacter yonseiensis genome:
- a CDS encoding PfkB family carbohydrate kinase has translation MTLPNPSSPPDIICIGAVLWDIIGRAPVAMRHGSDVGGRITRLPGGVAMNVAMTMRRFGLAPTLLTAIGRDAVGDELIAACGGMEIDTRYVYRDSGLPTDRYMAIEDVNGVIAAIADAHSLEASGGDILTPLADGRLGSAENPWSGLIALDGNLTEELLADIAVSPLFAAANLCIAPASPGKAERLRSLIPHPRATLYVNLEEAGLLCHEKFPDSETAAHGMLALGARRAIITDGPRGCSDALAGEGVITDHPPQVKAGRCTGAGDTFLASHIVSERAGRSRAEALSAALEAAAIYVSGEVGL, from the coding sequence ATGCGCCATGGTTCGGATGTCGGCGGACGCATCACGCGGCTTCCCGGGGGGGTGGCGATGAATGTGGCGATGACCATGCGCCGCTTCGGCCTCGCGCCCACCCTGCTCACCGCCATCGGCCGGGATGCGGTGGGTGACGAACTGATCGCCGCCTGCGGTGGAATGGAAATCGACACACGCTACGTGTATCGCGACTCCGGGCTGCCGACCGACCGCTACATGGCGATCGAGGACGTGAACGGTGTCATCGCGGCGATCGCCGACGCCCATTCTCTGGAAGCCTCCGGTGGGGACATTCTCACGCCTCTTGCCGATGGCCGCCTCGGCAGCGCGGAGAATCCCTGGTCCGGCCTGATCGCGCTGGATGGAAATCTAACGGAAGAGCTGCTCGCGGACATCGCCGTCTCCCCGCTCTTCGCCGCCGCCAACCTCTGCATCGCTCCGGCCAGTCCGGGGAAAGCAGAGCGACTCCGCTCGTTGATCCCCCATCCGCGTGCGACGCTCTATGTCAATCTGGAGGAAGCGGGCCTGCTCTGCCACGAGAAGTTCCCGGATTCCGAAACCGCGGCGCATGGCATGCTGGCACTCGGTGCCCGGCGTGCGATCATCACCGACGGCCCCCGTGGTTGCTCGGACGCGCTTGCTGGAGAAGGTGTCATCACGGATCATCCTCCCCAGGTGAAAGCGGGGCGCTGCACAGGTGCGGGCGACACATTCCTTGCCTCGCACATCGTCTCGGAACGCGCGGGCAGATCCCGTGCGGAAGCGCTTTCCGCCGCACTTGAAGCCGCGGCCATTTATGTCTCGGGGGAAGTCGGACTATGA